In Rutidosis leptorrhynchoides isolate AG116_Rl617_1_P2 chromosome 2, CSIRO_AGI_Rlap_v1, whole genome shotgun sequence, one genomic interval encodes:
- the LOC139887705 gene encoding receptor-like protein Cf-9 homolog, with product MRYPKFKSLISVLFCVISFASFTSSYSSSINTHRCSGSQTLALLHFKQNLSSFNSSLNSETGDTPSCQDWLGSSYYPITMNWNISTDCCDWNGVTCDHSTGDVTGLDLSCGMLQGSIHPNTSLFDLPHLKSLNLAFNNFTDSQLPPQIGKFSNSLTYLNMSGCNLSGRVPTEITLLSKLESLDLSGRFRSDLQTYILNNLLENSTSLEHLSLAFVNIFGALPTYINITSLISLDLISTGLEGKLPDNIFNLPQLQELDLLGNENLAGPFPTINTSTVTRLEILDISSTKLSGEIPDSISHLKSLNFLDLSYNKLNGSLPLWFKNLPSLEFISLDNNMFSGTVQFDSFPHRSLQFLSLSHNQFDGRIDVLDQGPILHTFRQLNNLYYLDLSFNNFRGEWELDTLLSSLPSLTMLILSRSGFSVLTNTVNRYANPGLFQMLVLTFCNLKVFPESLRAMKDLVYLGLSNNLIRGDIPEWAVEIGGNGLRILDLSNNSITGLPQRLWEGLEHMTLQSNTIQGPFPLSICSMSNLRYLDMSNNSFGGVIPPCVENVIVSAATINLGNNRFQGTIPDVYENCGKLEGLFLNGNQLEGEIPRSLSKCHFLKVLDIGNNHLNGTFPSWLGDLPNLQVLILKSNKLRGPVITSSTVESQFPSLLVVDLSYNEFVGELPRKYFQNFNAMKNVSENDTKLEYLESGGNYYSIVVVSKGVEQFISQVFIHYTILDLSNNRFEGEIPNIIGSLTSLIVLNISHNKLIGRIPLSLGKLSKIESLDLSWNQLTGEIPRSLADLTFLEFLNLSQNHLVGCIPQGSQFNTFEWNSFEGNEKLCGLPLPKKCEGPIKPRIEADEDEESGFTWKMVMLGYGCGTLFGMVIGYIMLTTRRVKWFNEIADVVEHMILKSRNKRRYSRNRK from the exons ATGAGATATCcaaagtttaaatccttaatttctGTTCTATTTTGTGTTATCTCTTTTGCTTCTTTCACTTCCTCATATTCTtcttccattaacacccatagatgTTCTGGTTCACAGACTCTTGCTTTGCTTCATTTTAAGCAAAATCTTTCTTCCTTTAATAGTTCTCTCAATTCTGAAACTGGAGATACTCCATCATGTCAAGATTGGCTTGGTTCCAGTTACTATCCAATTACGATGAACTGGAACATAAGTACAGATTGTTGTGATTGGAACGGAGTCACTTGCGACCACTCCACAGGTGATGTAACTGGTCTCGATCTTAGTTGTGGTATGCTACAAGGTTCCATACATCCCAACACCTCCCTTTTCGACCTTCCTCACCTTAAAAGTCTCAACCTCGCTTTTAATAACTTTACTGATTCTCAACTTCCTCCTCAAATAGGCAAGTTTTCTAACAGTCTTACATATCTCAATATGTCTGGTTGTAATTTGTCGGGACGAGTCCCAACAGAGATCACACTTCTTAGTAAATTGGAGTCTCTTGATCTATCTGGGAGATTTAGGTCTGATTTACAA ACTTACATTTTGAACAATCTCCTTGAAAATTCTACTTCATTGGAACACCTATCTCTTGCTTTTGTTAACATCTTTGGGGCTTTACCTACCTATATTAATATCACTTCTTTGATATCACTCGATCTTATTTCGACTGGATTGGAAGGAAAATTACCTGATAATATCTTCAATCTTCCACAGTTGCAAGAACTTGACTTATTAGGGAATGAGAATCTGGCAGGTCCGTTTCCTACAATTAACACAAGCACTGTCACTCGTCTTGAAATTTTAGATATCTCGTCCACCAAATTATCAGGAGAGATACCCGATTCAATCAGTCATCTCAAGTCTTTAAATTTTCTAGATTTGTCATATAACAAGCTAAATGGATCATTGCCCTTGTGGTTTAAGAATCTTCCTTCTTTAGAATTTATATCTCTTGATAACAATATGTTCAGCGGAACTGTACAGTTTGATTCGTTTCCTCATCGATCATTACAATTCCTTTCCCTCAGCCATAATCAGTTTGATGGCCGGATTGATGTTCTTGATCAAGGACCCATTCTACATACGTTTCGGCAACTCAACAACCTTTATTACCTAGACCTTTCATTTAATAATTTTAGAGGTGAATGGGAGTTGGATACATTGTTATCAAGCCTCCCAAGCCTTACCATGCTCATTCTTTCCCGTAGTGGTTTCTCTGTCTTGACTAATACTGTCAATCGTTATGCCAACCCCGGTCTTTTTCAGATGTTAGTTCTGACCTTTTGCAACCTAAAGGTGTTTCCTGAGTCCTTACGAGCCATGAAAGATCTTGTATACTTAGGTCTATCTAATAATCTCATACGAGGCGACATTCCTGAATGGGCAGTTGAGATTGGTGGAAATGGGCTGAGAATTTTAGATCTGTCAAATAACTCGATAACAGGCTTGCCTCAACGTCTATGGGAGGGATTAGAACATATGACTTTACAGTCCAACACAATTCAAGGACCTTTTCCTCTTTCCATATGCAGCATGAGCAACTTAAGATATCTGGATATGTCCAATAACAGTTTTGGTGGAGTGATCCCACCGTGTGTGGAAAACGTTATTGTCTCTGCTGCTACGATTAATTTGGGGAACAATCGTTTTCAAGGTACTATTCCAGATGTATACGAGAACTGTGGAAAGTTAGAAGGGCTATTTTTGAATGGAAATCAGTTAGAAGGGGAGATTCCACGCTCGTTGTCCAAATGTCATTTTTTGAAAGTACTTGATATCGGAAACAACCATTTAAATGGAACATTCCCTAGCTGGTTAGGAGATCTTCCAAATCTGCAAGTTCTTATCCTTAAATCGAATAAACTTAGGGGTCCCGTTATAACCTCATCGACAGTCGAATCTCAATTTCCAAGTCTGCTAGTTGTTGATTTATCTTACAATGAGTTTGTTGGCGAGCTACCACGAAAATATTTTCAAAATTTCAATGCCATGAAGAATGTGTCTGAAAACGATACAAAACTAGAATATTTGGAATCTGGTGGCAACTATTACTCGATTGTTGTAGTGTCCAAAGGAGTGGAGCAATTTATATCTCAAGTTTTCATTCACTACACAATTCTTGATCTATCAAACAATAGATTTGAAGGAGAGATCCCAAACATTATCGGAAGTCTTACCTCATTGATAGTGCTCAATATATCTCACAACAAACTAATTGGTCGAATCCCACTTAGTCTTGGAAAACTATCGAAGATTGAATCACTAGACTTATCTTGGAACCAACTCACGGGAGAGATCCCTCGAAGCCTTGCAGACTTGACATTTCTCGAGTTCTTGAATCTCTCTCAAAACCATCTCGTGGGCTGCATTCCACAAGGATCACAGTTCAACACATTTGAATGGAACTCGTTTGAAGGGAATGAGAAACTTTGTGGGCTCCCTTTGCCTAAGAAGTGTGAGGGTCCTATCAAACCACGGATCGAAGcagatgaagatgaagagagtgGATTTACATGGAAGATGGTGATGTTAGGATACGGCTGTGGAACTCTATTTGGAATGGTAATAGGATATATAATGTTGACGACGAGAAGAGTAAAATGGTTCAATGAAATTGCTGATGTTGTAGAGCATATGATCTTGAAGAGCCGAAACAAGAGAAGGTATTCGCGTAACAGGAAATGA